Proteins from a single region of Festucalex cinctus isolate MCC-2025b chromosome 19, RoL_Fcin_1.0, whole genome shotgun sequence:
- the abcf1 gene encoding ATP-binding cassette sub-family F member 1 isoform X5, with protein MPKKGKEEPEWVGDDDPPTTEKAVKKGKKDKKGKKSFFEELQTEDTTEKEAEVPVKDAKQPHKKKKERRKGKGGDGGNDSDEDVMLKLKKLSVQASDEEDEPVAPKKGTKKNKGANLFAALSQGMSDEEDNSDLDEEDEPVKKKKQPVEVSRHDAEDEADDSDGGDMMMSAEDVIAEQAKQQQDDDPFSNLSKKEKKKKKKMMEYERQVASIRAQNALEGDFSISQAEMSSRQAMLENASDIKLERFSISAHGKELFVNADLLIVAGRRYGLVGPNGKGKTTLLKHIANRALSIPPNIDVLLCEQEVVADDTPAVQAVLKADTRRLKLLQEEKQLQARLEKGEDSVADRLDKVYEELRVIGAAAAEAKARRILAGLSFTPEMQNRPTKRFSGGWRMRVSLARALFMEPTLLMLDEPTNHLDLNAVIWLNNYLQGWKKTLLIVSHDQSFLDDVCTDIMHLDNQKLYYYRGNYLTFKKMYIQKQKELQKQYDKQEKKLKDLKAGGKSTKQAEKQTKEALTRKQQKGKKKGGQEEESHEATELLKRPKEYTVKFTFPNPPLLSPPILGLHSVDFSYEGQKPLFKNVDFGIDMESRICIVGPNGVGKSTLLLLLNGKLNPTKGEMRKNHRLKIGFFNQQYADQLNMEENPTEYLMRNFNLPYQDGRKCLGRFGLESHAHTIQISKLSGGQKARVVFAELSCRQPDVLILDEPTNNLDIESIDALSEAINEYKGAVIIVSHDARLITETQCQLWVVEDCSVNHIDGDFDDYKREVLESLGETMVNKVNP; from the exons ATGCCCAAGAAGGGGAAAGAAGAACCAGAGTGGGTGGGCGATGACGATCCCCCGACAACAG AAAAAGCTGTGAAAAAGGGCAAGAAAGataaaaagggcaaaaaaagt TTTTTTGAAGAACTCCAGACTGAGGACACAACTGAAAAGGAAGCTGAGGTTCCTGTCAAAGATGCAAAACAG CCtcataaaaagaagaaggagcGTCGAAAAGGAAAAGGTGGAGATGGCGGCAATGACAGCGATGAAGACGTCATGCTGAAGCTCAAAAAGCTTTCGGTGCAAGCTAGCGATGAGGAAGATGAGCCCG tcgCCCCTAAGAAAGGAACCAAAAAGAACAAG GGTGCGAACCTTTTTGCAGCTCTCAGCCAGGGGATGAGTGATGAGGAAGACAACTCAGATTTGGATGAGGAAGATGAACCAGTAAAAAAG AAAAAGCAACCTGTTGAGGTGTCGCGTCATGACGCTGAAGACGAGGCGGACGACAGTGACGGGGGTGACATGATGATG AGTGCCGAGGACGTCATCGCAGAGCAGGCCAAGCAGCAACAAGACGATGACCCCTTTTCCAACCTTAGcaagaaggagaaaaagaagaagaagaaaatg ATGGAGTACGAGCGTCAGGTGGCGAGTATCCGCGCCCAGAATGCCTTGGAAGGAGATTTCTCCATTTCTCAAGCTGAAATGTCATCCAGACAGGCCATGCTGGAGAACGCTTCGGATATCAAG CTGGAAAGGTTCAGCATTTCTGCGCACGGCAAAGAGCTTTTTGTCAACGCTGACCTCCTTATTGTGGCGGGAAGAAGATATGGTTTAGTTGGACCAAATGg GAAAGGCAAGACCACATTACTGAAGCACATCGCCAACCGAGCTCTGAGCATCCCGCCCAATATCGACGTGCTGCTGTGCGAGCAAG AGGTGGTGGCTGACGACACGCCGGCGGTCCAGGCGGTGCTGAAGGCGGATACTCGCCGCCTGAAGCTGCTGCAGGAGGAGAAGCAGCTTCAGGCTCGTTTGGAGAAGGGGGAGGACAGTGTGGCAGACCGACTGGACAAG gtCTATGAGGAGCTGAGGGTGATTGGAGCTGCAGCAGCTGAGGCCAAAGCAAGAAGAATATTGGCTGGCTTGTCATTTACCCCCGAGATGCAGAACAGACCCACCAAAAGGTTCTCAGGAGGTTGGAGAATGAGGGTCTCCCTTGCCAG AGCTCTGTTCATGGAACCCACCTTACTGATGCTTGATGAACCCACCAACCACCTGGACCTCAATGCTGTCATCTGGCTCAACAA CTATCTTCAAGGCTGGAAGAAGACTCTGCTCATAGTTTCCCACGACCAAAGTTTCCTCGATGACGTGTGTACTGACATTATGCACCTGGACAACCAGAAACTCTACTATTACAGAGGGAACTACC TGACcttcaaaaaaatgtacatcCAAAAGCAAAAGGAGCTCCAGAAACAATATGACAAGCAGGAGAAGAAACTGAAGGACTTAAAGGCCGGTGGCAAGTCCACCAAACAGGCT GAGAAGCAGACTAAAGAAGCGCTGACGAGGAAACAACAGAAAGGAAAGAAGAAGGGAGGTCAGGAGGAGGAAAGCCATGAGGCCACGGAGCTGCTGAAGAGGCCAAAAGAATACACCGTCAAGTTCACCTTTCCCAACCCTCCTCTGCTTTCGCCACCCATTCTGGGCCTGCACA gTGTTGATTTCTCCTACGAGGGCCAGAAGCCGCTCTTCAAGAATGTCGACTTTGGAATTGACATGGAATCCAGAA TTTGTATCGTTGGCCCGAATGGTGTTGGGAAGAGTACATTGCTGTTGCTGCTCAATGGCAAACTAAATCCC ACAAAGGGTGAGATGAGGAAGAATCATCGATTG AAAATTGGCTTCTTCAACCAGCAGTACGCAGATCAGTTGAACATGGAGGAGAACCCCACAGAGTACCTGATGAGGAACTTCAATCTCCCCTACCAGGATGGCAGGAAGTGCCTGGGCCGTTTTGGTTTGGAGAGCCACGCACACACCATTCAGATCTCCAAACTGTCGG GTGGTCAGAAAGCTCGAGTTGTCTTTGCTGAACTTTCCTGCCGCCAGCCGGATGTTCTAATCTTG GACGAACCCACTAACAATCTGGATATTGAGTCCATTGATGCTCTGTCAGAGGCCATCAACGAATACAAAGGAG CTGTGATCATCGTGAGTCACGATGCCCGTCTCATCACCGAGACTCAGTGCCAGCTGTGGGTGGTGGAGGACTGCTCCGTCAACCACATCGACGGCGACTTTGATGACTACAAGCGGGAAGTTCTGGAGTCCCTCGGCGAGACCATGGTCAATAAAGTTAACCCGTGA